In the Bacillus amyloliquefaciens DSM 7 = ATCC 23350 genome, AATGCTGACTGTAAACGCGGTCTCATGTGAGTCTGTATTATGATCGACCATTGGATGAAGATCCAGCCGGCCGGCGATGTCTTCAGAAAGCGGCGTGCAGATCAGGCCTCTCCCGTGGGTCGCCATAAAATTCACCACTTCAGGCGTAGCATGCTCAGCGAGCGCTACGAAATCTCCTTCGTTTTCTCTGTCTTCATCATCGACAACGATGATGACTTCACCTTTTTTCAGCGCTTCTAATGCCTCTTCTATCGGATGAAACATATTGATCTCCCTTTCTAAAAGCCGTTCTCGCTTAAAAAGGCTTCTGTGATAGTTTGATTGCTTTTCGTTTGTTCTGTTTTGTGCAAAAAGCGGTATAAGTATTTGCCGATCATGTCGCACTCAATATTGACGATCGAGCCGACTGCTTTCGTCTGGAAAATCGTTTCTGAGATGGTATGCGGAATGACAGATACCGTCACACTTTCGTCTGATAAGCCGAAAATCGTCAGGCTCACGCCGTCTACCGTAATCGAACCTTTCAATACGAGCGTTTTCGTCAATTCGGGAGACAGCTTTAAGTCGTAATAGACCGCGTTGCTTTTTTTCTCGATCCGTGTAATTTCCGCCGTCCCGTCTACGTGCCCTGATACAAAGTGGCCGCCGAACCGTCCGTTGGCGGACATTGCTCTTTCCAGATTCACTTTACTGCCTTTTGACAAGCCGTTCAGCGAAGTGGCTTTAACTGTCTCCGGCATGACATCTACCGTAAATTGATTGTCAGAAAATCCGGTCACGGTCAGGCAGATGCCGTTTACCGCGATGCTGTCGCCAAGCCTCACATCACTTGTCACTTTTGAAGCGGCAATTGTTAATGCCATGGAAAGGCCTGTCTTTTTGATTGCTTGGATCGTGCCTGTTTCTTCAACGATTCCTGTAAACATCGTCACCATCCTTTCCATCTTTAGGTATGGCCGTCAGTTTTATATCCGGCCCGATTTGGGTAATTTGTGTGAATTGTAAATGGGGGACATCTTTCATTGATTGAAAACCTTCACCGGAGATCAAGCTGGGAGCAAGCGTTCCTCCGATTAATGTAGGGGCGAAATAGAAATGAAGCTCGTCGAAACAGCCCGCCTTGACAAAACTTCCGTGTACAGATGCTCCTCCTTCCACATAAACGGACATTATGCCGTTTTCAGCGAGAATGCTGAGCACCTCAGGGATGTGAATGCGGTCTGTTTCAAGCGTAAAGACTTTTATTCCGAGTGCGGTCAGCCGGTCTTTCTTTCGGACGTCAGAACCTGCGGCTGTAAATATCCATGTCGGCGCAGCCCCGTCAGTGAGCACATTTGCCGTTTCAGGAACGGTCAGCTTTGTATCGAGAATGACTCTGACCGGCTGCTTCACCGCATCGGGGAGCCTGCATGTCAGGCTCGGATTATCGGCTTTGACTGTGCCTGCTCCGACAAGAATGCTTTGATGCGATTTCCTGTATTGCTGGGCATCAAGCCTTGCCGCCTCTGATGTAATCCATTTGCTGTCACCGGTTTCAGTCGCTGTTTTCCCGTCAAGGCTTGCGGCCGCTTTCAAGGTGACATACGGAAGTCCGGTCCGCATGAAGTGAAGAAACATTTTATTCAGCTCTTCTGCCTGTTGCCTGAGAAGCCCCGTTTTCACTTCGATGCCCGCTGCTTCCAGCATTGTGATGCCTTTTCCGGCTACAAGCGGATTGGGATCTTCCACAGCGATAAACACCCTTTTTATCCCTGATTTCATGATCAGTTCGGCACATGGCGGTGTTTTTCCGTAATGGCTGCAAGGCTCAAGCGTCACATACAAATCAGCGCCTTTTGCATGGCTGCCTGCCATATTGATCGCGTGCACCTCAGCATGGGCCTCTCCGTATTGCAAGTGGGCGCCCATTCCGACGATCTGTCCGTTTTTGACGACGACGGCGCCGACAAGAGGATTCGGCTGTGTCTGTCCTTCACCGCGTCTGGCAAGCTCTATTGCCGTATTCATATAATATTCTTCCATCGTTATCCCTCCCTTCTTCCACGCAATTTGGCGTCAAAAAAGCCCCGAATGTTTACACAGTTCGGGGCTTTACCAGTTTTAATCCATAGGAAATAAGACTATACAGTATGATTATTTTTTGCATAGCTTCTCTCATCCTTCTCCCATCCAGACTTTCACTGTCGGCTTCAGCTTTTCACTGAATCCACCGTATACAGATGCATACGGGTCACGGGCTGTAAAGCGCAGGAGCGCCTTATTACCGCCGGTCGGGATTTTCACCCAGCCCCGAAGGATACAATCAATATTTTTTTGTCCTTATCCGCTATTATAACATCCTTTACGGGAGGCGCAATGAATTTGCACCTAATTATTCAGAAAAAATAAAAAGCGCCTTTTTTCCAAAAAGGCGCCTTCATTTATTCGTTTACTTTAACGACCTTCAATAAGCCGTCAATCCGGTTCGATTTGCTGAAATACGCTTTAATCTTATCTCCTTTTTTCACATCGGAGAGATCCTGTTTCAGCTTGTCGCCGTTAAAAATGATTTTTGTGCCGTTTGCTGCCGTACCGTGGTATTCATTTCCTTCTATTTTCGTAATTTTATATGTTTTCACTGTATATTCTTCTTTTTCCTGAGACAGGGTTTGTCCGATCGCAGTAGGCACGTCTTTCAGTTCAATATCGTTTATGACCATAAAACCGCCCGCCAATAACAGCAGCAGTACAAGTAAAATGGCTGCTTTTGTTTTAATTCTTTCCATTTTTCTACCTCCAGCCCGTATCAATCTATTCATTACTATGTCATATTCCTTTTTTTCATGAATAGAAAACCGTTCTTCCCTGCGTGAGTTATTCATATAACGATTCATAAAGGGAAGATGTTTCATGTATCTGTAAAACTTTCTATCTATTAAATAGATATACGAATTTATGTTCTGTTTTTGTGGGTGGAAAGATAAATTTATATAAAAAAAGCAGTTTTCTCTAAAGAAAACTGCTCGTACGGTTTATTTCGTCTTGCGAATTTCATTAAACGGGAAGAAGACGAATTTTGATGTTCCCGCTATTTGTTTTTTCGTAAAAAGACCGAGGCCGTTGCGGCTGTCCATAGAGTTTCTGCGGTTATCACCCATGACGAAATATTTGTCGTCCGGCACTTTCACCGGGCCGAAGTCATCCGTCAGCGTGTAGCCGTCCTGCTTCGCTTTTTTCTTGTTTGCCGCTAAATACGGTTCGGACACTTTTTTGCCGTTGATGTACAGCTGATCGTTTTTCA is a window encoding:
- the ribE gene encoding riboflavin synthase, producing the protein MFTGIVEETGTIQAIKKTGLSMALTIAASKVTSDVRLGDSIAVNGICLTVTGFSDNQFTVDVMPETVKATSLNGLSKGSKVNLERAMSANGRFGGHFVSGHVDGTAEITRIEKKSNAVYYDLKLSPELTKTLVLKGSITVDGVSLTIFGLSDESVTVSVIPHTISETIFQTKAVGSIVNIECDMIGKYLYRFLHKTEQTKSNQTITEAFLSENGF
- the ribD gene encoding bifunctional diaminohydroxyphosphoribosylaminopyrimidine deaminase/5-amino-6-(5-phosphoribosylamino)uracil reductase RibD, whose product is MEEYYMNTAIELARRGEGQTQPNPLVGAVVVKNGQIVGMGAHLQYGEAHAEVHAINMAGSHAKGADLYVTLEPCSHYGKTPPCAELIMKSGIKRVFIAVEDPNPLVAGKGITMLEAAGIEVKTGLLRQQAEELNKMFLHFMRTGLPYVTLKAAASLDGKTATETGDSKWITSEAARLDAQQYRKSHQSILVGAGTVKADNPSLTCRLPDAVKQPVRVILDTKLTVPETANVLTDGAAPTWIFTAAGSDVRKKDRLTALGIKVFTLETDRIHIPEVLSILAENGIMSVYVEGGASVHGSFVKAGCFDELHFYFAPTLIGGTLAPSLISGEGFQSMKDVPHLQFTQITQIGPDIKLTAIPKDGKDGDDVYRNR